From the Gemmatimonadales bacterium genome, the window AGCCCGACGCGCGTGCTTCGCGCCGCCCGCCCCATCCGCCTCGGCCGCCGTGAGATCACCGTCGCGTGACGCCGAGCCCCGGTGCGGTCGGGAGCGCGATCCGGCCCCCGTCGATCGAGGCGCCCGCGAACGGGTCGTGCGCCAGGAGCGCGGCCCCGTCGAGGTCCACCAGATCCAGCAGCGGCGTGAAGTGCGCCGCCGCGGTGATGCCGAGGGAGGTCTCCACCATGCAGCCCACCATCACCGACAGGTGGTGGGCACGCGCGACCGCCACCATCCGCAGGGCCTCGCGCAGCGAGCCGCACTTGGCCAGCTTGATGCTGATCCCGTCCACCGCGCCGGCGAGCCCGGGGATGTCCGACGCCACCCGGCACGACTCGTCGGCGACGATCGGGATGCGCGAGGCGCGGTGCACGGCGGCGAGGCCCGCGAGATCGTCCGGCGCCACCGGCTGCTCGATCAGCGCCACGCCCATCTCCTCGAGCAGCGGCAGGCGCGCGATGGCCTGCTCGGCCGACCACCCCGCGTTCGCGTCCACCCGCAACGGCTTGTCCGTCGCCTCGCGCACGGCGCGCAGCATGCGCTCGTCGTGCGGCGTGCCGACCTTGATCTTGAGGATCGGCCACGCCGCCGCCTCGCGCACCTTGGCGCGCACCACGTCGGGCTCGGCGATGCCGATCGTGAAGGACGAGAGCGGCGCGCGGGCCGGATCGAGGCCCCACAGCTTCCACAGCGGCACTCCGAGCCGCTTCCCCGCGAGGTCGTGAAGCGCCGCCGACAGCGCGACCCGGGCGGACGCGTTGCCCGCGAGCGCGCGGGCCATCGCCGCCTCGGCGCCCTCCAGGTCGAACGGATCGGACGGCAGCACCGGCTCGAGGCGGTGCAGGGCCGCCGCGACGGTCTCCGCCGTCTCGCCGTAGTACGGGGACGGGTCCGCCTCGCCCCAGCCTTCCACGCCATCGGCGTCGGCGAGCCGCACCCACACCCGCCGGTACGACTCGTTCGTGCCCCGCGCGATCGTGAACGGATGACGCGTCCGGACTTCGAGGACCTCGAACGCCAGCTTCAGCGCCACGCTCACCCCTCGCTCCGCCGACGAGGCGCCGGCACGGCCCCCCGGAGCCTCACGTCGCCAGCGCCTGCACGTGCCGCACCGCCGCGGCGGCCAGCCGCGCGGGATCGTAGCCGCCCTCGAGGACCGAGATCATCGCGGCGCCGGACGCCCGGCGCCGGATGGCGTGCGTCAGGTCGTGGTAGTCGTCGGGCTCCAGCGTGAAGCCGCCGAGCGGATCCCCGTTCAGCGCGTCGAAGCCGGCGGAGACGATCACCAGCGACGGCAGGAATCCCGCGACCGCGCGGTCCACGGCGCCCAGCAGGTCGGCCACGTAGCGCTCGCGCGGCAGCCCGGGCGGCCGCGGGACGTGGAACAGGTTGCCCGCGCCGACGTCGTCCTCCGCGCCGGTGCCCGGGTAGTAGGGCCACTGGTGCAGCGACACGTAGCGCACCCGCGGCTCGGCGCGGAACGCGTCGGCCGTGCCGTTGCCGTGGTGGACGTCCCAGTCCACGACGAGCACGCGCTCCGCACCCAGCCGCTCGAGGGCGGTCTGCGCCGCGACCGCGGCGTTGTTGAGCAGGCAGAATCCCATGGCGCGCGACGGCGTGGCGTGATGGCCGGGCGGCCGCACGGGGCAGAAGGCGGCGCCGCCGCCGGCGAGTGCCAGCTCGGCCGCCCGCACCACCGCTCCCGCCGCGCGCCACGCCGCCTCCAGCGAGCCGGGTCCGAGGTAGGTGTCGGGGTCGAGGGCGCCGCCGCCGCCGCGGTCGAGCGCCTCGAGGCGGGCGAGGTAGTCCGCGGCGTGCACCCGCAGCACGTCGTCGCGCTCGGCGTGCGGCGCCTCCACCCAGTGCGCCATGCCCTGTTCCACCGGGCCCGCGGCCAGCGCAGCCCGCACCGCCTCGAGCCGCGCCGGCGATTCCGGATGCCACGGCGGGGTGCAGTGCTCCAGGCACGCCCGGTGGGTGACCAGGCTGACCGTCACGCGCCCCTCCGGCGGCGCCCCCGGCTCCCGCATTGCCGTCGGCCGCCGGGGCACGGGCTCATCGCACGGCGCGCCGGCGCGCCGGCAGCACGACCAACGCCGCCCCGTCCGGGACCGCCAGGTCCGCGAGGGACCGCGCCTCGTTCGCGATCAGCGCCCCGCCGTACTTGACCACGAACTCGGGAGCGCGGGCCGCGCCTATGCGCGCCGCGGCCAGCGACCGCTGCTTCACCGCCGCGATCTTCTCGTTCGCCCGCATCTCGAGCGGGTACACCTGCCACGCGTCGGCGACCGTGACCCGGAGCCGCAGGGTCGTGGGCACCGGCGTCACGGCGTCACCGTCCCGGGCGGTGCCTCGTCCAGCGTGGAGAGGAAGCGGCGCACCTGCTGATCGAACAGGAGGGTCGAGCCGCGCACCGTCGAGCCCGAGGCCGCCGGCGCGGCCGCGATGACGATCTCCTCGCCCCCCTGCCCGCGGAACGCCACGTGCGCCGCGCTCTCCCGCTCGAGGAAGGCCCCCGTCGCGGGCACCCGGGTGGAGAAGAAGTCCTTGGCGCGCCGGAGCACCTCGCCCGGCGGCAGGGTGGTGGACGTCTCGTAGATCATGCCTTCGCTCCTGGTTCGTGGGCCGCCGCCGTCTGCCGCCCTGACTCGCGCCTTGCAGGAATGACCGGCGGGCCCGCCGCGATGGCCGGTTCCGGGG encodes:
- a CDS encoding dipeptide epimerase, which gives rise to MSVALKLAFEVLEVRTRHPFTIARGTNESYRRVWVRLADADGVEGWGEADPSPYYGETAETVAAALHRLEPVLPSDPFDLEGAEAAMARALAGNASARVALSAALHDLAGKRLGVPLWKLWGLDPARAPLSSFTIGIAEPDVVRAKVREAAAWPILKIKVGTPHDERMLRAVREATDKPLRVDANAGWSAEQAIARLPLLEEMGVALIEQPVAPDDLAGLAAVHRASRIPIVADESCRVASDIPGLAGAVDGISIKLAKCGSLREALRMVAVARAHHLSVMVGCMVETSLGITAAAHFTPLLDLVDLDGAALLAHDPFAGASIDGGRIALPTAPGLGVTRR
- a CDS encoding histone deacetylase; this encodes MTVSLVTHRACLEHCTPPWHPESPARLEAVRAALAAGPVEQGMAHWVEAPHAERDDVLRVHAADYLARLEALDRGGGGALDPDTYLGPGSLEAAWRAAGAVVRAAELALAGGGAAFCPVRPPGHHATPSRAMGFCLLNNAAVAAQTALERLGAERVLVVDWDVHHGNGTADAFRAEPRVRYVSLHQWPYYPGTGAEDDVGAGNLFHVPRPPGLPRERYVADLLGAVDRAVAGFLPSLVIVSAGFDALNGDPLGGFTLEPDDYHDLTHAIRRRASGAAMISVLEGGYDPARLAAAAVRHVQALAT